The nucleotide sequence AATTACGTTATCGTAGTAAAGCTCAACAAGAGTTTTATCAAGAAGTTTATTCTCTGCTGTCAAAACAAACTGAACCTCATGATTTTCTGGTAATTGTCCAAGATAAATTAAACCAAATTCGTTTTGATCTCAAAACCGAAGAAGGCAAAACGGCGTTAGAATCTTATGTAAAAATACTGGAAATTTTAGCTGAGCAAAATGCTATCGGGTTAAAACTATTTTATTTGTTCAAAAAATACTTTTTTGCTGAGTTTTCTAGTGTTAAATTGCTCTCAGAGCTTCTTAGTTATCTTGTCCCTCAAAATGTTCAAGATATTAACGCTATAACTTTAATAGTACAAAAGCATTATGACTCGATTGCTCCTTTAGGAAAAATTTTAGAACTTCCCCCTGAAAAAAATCAAATTGAAAGTTATGTCATTATGCTACAGTATCTAGTCTTGAGGGACAAACATCAAGAAACTTATCTTTTGTTTACAAAATTAATAGAATTGTTAATTGAATGGAATAATACTCATCAAGAACTCAAGCGAATTCATCAAGAGTATTCTCCCAATGAATATGACATTCCTGCTACATTTAATAAAAATTACCCTGGCGAATCACTTTACCAAAAATATCAACAATTTATTGTTTATTTTGCTAATCAAAAACTGGCTAGAGAAACTATTTAACTCATGAAAATAGCCCTAGTTATGAGTTATTCAAGAAAAAAATAAAGAATTGTTGCTGTCTGTGCTTGAAGATTAGACGAGGTAAGCCAGAAAAATTATCATTCTATTTTTTTGTAAATTTAAAGCATAAATTAGTTAAAAATAGGGGGATTTGAATTAAAATGGATATGATATAATTAAATTGGTTTGATAGAATTTTGTTTGACCTGTCCCGTTTTAAACGTGGCAGGTTTATCTATTATTAATATTTTTAAAAAGAGTGTTTTTGTCAAAAAGAAGGTTTTTTAAGAAATATAAAAAAGCTCAAAGTTTTTCTATTCCCTATTCGTTTTTTCTAATTTAAGTAGGAAAAAAACGAGCATTTTGGGTTGAAAAAGCTGAAACATTCTAGGAAAATGCCCTAATGGTGCTTTGGTAGAAAAAGTTAAGGCTTCATAAGGCAGCCATTGAGAACCATCTAACCATCCTACCTTACGAGCAAAAATGAGCCATCGTTTTTCATCATACATTTCTTCCTTATTATCCTCGAAATTTTTATAAATCGCTTTTTGGACAGTTAAACCAAAATGTTGTCCGCTATAAATTTGCCAGAGTTTATCTAAAGTATAGAGATCCGTTATAGGAAATTGCTCTATATCTTTAAAATTTAATTTAACAATAATTTTTTTACCTTGTTGAGCTATTTGTAATATAAGTTTTGAAGTTTCTATATCGGCTTGTTTCCACTGTTGTTTGGCTAGTAAATCTCGCAAATTGGTATAGTCAATATTACAATCCGATTTTAATTTCATTAATTCTAAACTTTTAAGGATTTTTTGACGTTCATGAAAAGCGGTTTTTGATTGAGGATTGATAAATAACGCTCGATTATAAGAATAAATGGATTCAGCAAAACGCTCTAAAAAGTATAAAGCTTTCCCTCGATAAATCCAAAGGCGATAATTAGTTGCTTTAATCTTTAAAGCTTGATCAAAACAATTGAAGGCATTTAAGCATCTTCTTAAATTAAATAAACATAAACCTTTCCCTTTTAAAGCCTGATAGTCATGAGGATTTAGTTTAAGAGCTTCATCAAAGCAATGAAGGGCTTCTTCCCATTTTTCTTGCTTGACTTTTGCTTGAGCTAAATCCAGCCAATTTCGAGGAGAATCACTGGCTAGGTTGCCACTCTTGTTGTCTTTATGCCGAGAAACTTGTGAAGATTCTCGAATAGGGGTAAAAGTTTTGTCTTCTCTTCCTAAATTATGAAGGGCACTAGAGCGATATTTTATGGCTTCTAAATAGTTAGGATTAATAGAAAGGGCTTTTTCATAAGATTCTAATGCTTGATCCACACGATCAAGATTATAGAGAGTATGGCCTCTATAAGTCCAAATTTCATAATCATCTGTTTTCAGTTGTAACGCTTGATCAAAATAGGTTAATGCTTCTTCTGAAAAGAGTAAATGAAATAACGCGATACCCTGTCCTTTTAAAGCCTTGAAATTTTTAAAATTTAAACTTAAAGATTTCTTAAAAACATCAATAGCTTCTGGCCAATTCTTAAGGTTTAAAAGAGTTTCTCCTTTTTCTGTCCAGATTTCTGCTCTTGTGGAGGATAAGTCTAATGCTTTATTCAAATAATCTAAGGCATCTGTGTGTTTTTTCAATTGAGATAAAATTCTGCCTTGTTGATAATATATTTCACTTTGATTTCGTTGATAAATATTCTCTAAAAATTTTTGCGGAAAATGGAGCCATGATGGCGGAAAAATTGAAAAAAACTTGGAAAAATTAGATTGATAATATAAATTAAAATTTAAATAATAAAAATCCGCCAAAAAAACGGCTATAAATTGATAAGCTTTGACGATGATTTTCCGTATATTACGTAGAGCTTCTTCTTCCGGCTGCCCTTTCTGTTTTAATTTTTTAAAAGTCGTTTCCCAATTCCAAGTCGGAAGAGAAATTTGAATTAGGCTTTTTTCTTGCATTGTCCAAAAAGCTAGATGAAAATTGACTTGATAGTCAGTAATTTGACTATAAATAATCACAGTGGCAATTGAAGAAAAAATTTCGTTCAAACCTTTGATATCTAGTTCAGAAATAGGATTTTGAAAATAATCTCCATAATATTCTACAGGACATACAGAATTACTAATTGGATAATACTTCTCTAAAATAAGTTTAAGATGATTTCTAATTTCTATTGGCAAATTATTTTGAATTGACAAAGGACAATCAACCGTGATTTGCGGACTAGCTGATAAAATTAATAATCGATTTTGTTTTTCTTGTAAAATTTGCTCGGTTTGGTGTCGATTTAATTTGAGAAAACCTTGATCTTGATTCCCCTGACCTTCAAATAAATTTAATTCATTTTGCTTATGATTTTTTTTAAAATCATCTAAATAATTTATTAAAAATAAGCTAAATTGTTTTTGTATATTTCGCGGATTTTCACAATCTATAAAGTTATTTTCAAAAAAAATAGTTAAAGCTTTTTGATAATGGGAGTCTTTTTTGATCTCTTTTGGAAGAACAGAAAGAGTTTCTCTTTTAAATTTTAAAATTAAAGATTTAAAAGCCTGATTGGTAAATAATTGACTCCAACTCGAATTACTCCGGTTGTTCATTTTTTCTAGAGCCTGTATCTCAAAGTGATGAGTTAACCTTTTAAACAATCAATAGTTAAAAAAAATAATTTATTTAAAAAATACCATTAGAACCTGTTAGATAATCTATTTCTTAAATTTTAAAAATAATTTTAATCAAAAAAAGAGTTTTAAAATTTACAAAATTTAACCTAATCAAGACCTTGAAGCATTTTTTGATAAGTTATCGTAGATGGGATAGAAGAGCAAATTGTATATTTAATCTATCTTATTTATGATTTTTTTTCAATAATTAAGATCACCTTTAAGCAGTGATTAAGATCAATGCCATCTCTACCTTGAAAAAATGCCAGTTCAGAATTTCAGAATCAAGAAACAACCCTAAAATAATAATAATAAATCGATGAATAGCTTCTATTCCATAAGCTTCCAGAACTGAAGCCGGAAAATCTTTGAGATTAAACGTGACGATCATCTGGGCACTACATTGAATGGCTGCCGCTAAAACATGGCGATCGGCTGAATCGGGCAGTTCCAAGGTGGGAATGAGATACTCATAACCAGTAACCAAACAATCCCGAACGTTAGCATTCATCAAATTAAGGCGTGCGATCAAGTTGAGTTAATGTGACGATAGAATTTCTTGCCGCTTTGTGCAGTGATCTTAATGTTCGCTGAGGAGAAAACGACGCTATTATCTGCACTGAAGGCATCCAAGGCTACCACTTTAGGAGTTACGCATTGACAGAAAGCCGCACGACAAAAGCTTATAAATTCGACTAAAGATTTCTCTACTGTTTTTTTTTGTTTTTTTGTTGCATGATCGCCTGAGCAATTACTTCAAGTTGATCTAGGCTTAAATTGTCTATATTCTCCAGAAAGGCTGCACATATTTCTTCTGATTGTCCCGTTAAAGGAGCGGCTATGGAGGGTAATTGAGCTTGTTTCTGGATCGGTTGAGGCGACTGAGGTAATTTTTGGGCATTTATAGCGAGTTTTACTTTCCCTAATTCTTGCTCAACCCAACTCAGATTAAAAACTTCTGCATAGATGAGATTATTAACTCGAAGTTTTCCCTGTTGTTTAACCACTAATCCTGATAGTAATAAATACATTTTTTCAGGACTATTATCGGCTAAAATCGAGCCTTTATCTAAAATTTTCTGATCTATTTCTAATAGAATAATAGCTCTTTCTGGATTAATCAATAGGTAATTTCTGATCGTTTTTAAATGCTCTGGTTCATCTTGGCTGTCCCAATTTTCGATAATCTGAGATTTGACTAAAGATGAAATTTGCAGGTTTAAATCGCTATGGTGAGCGAGAACTTGACGGATTAGCTGATCAAGAAACAGAGAGTCAGATTTATTAGTGTTTTTCTGCCTTGATAAGTCAGTCTTGGGAGTTATAAATTGATCACCGCATCAAAAAAGAATATCAGAAGGCAATCTAAATAAGTTAGGGGATGCTACCGATGGGAACATTTAACGCCGAGTATCATGAGTCAATTCAATACCTGAATCTAGGATTCAATCACGATCGCACAAGTAACTTTCACTATTTGCTCTTAACTCATAGCCCTATCGGTATATGGTATGCAGACGAACAAGGGCACTGTATTTATTTTAATCAGAAAATGCTAACCATCACCGGAATTTCCCCAGAGGAAATGGAGAAAGAAGGTTGGACAAAAAGCTTACATCCTGCGGATACTAAACAAATATATTTAACATGGATAACTTTTATCGAACAGTGCCGCCAAGGAGGAAACCCAGAGTATAAAAGGGAATGCCGCACCCTACAAGCAGACGGTTCTATAACTTGGTATCTAGTACAGGCCATCGCCAATTATAACCAAGCAGGAGAGATTATCGGCTTTATTGGCACTCTTACTGATATTACCGAACAGAAAAATCGAGAAGCATTTTTACTAGAACAACAAACCCATTATCATGCAATTCTCAATGCTATTCCGGATTTAGAGATTATTGACATCAATTTAGATTATAAGCGCGGAAAGGCGACGGATGAGACGCAATCAGAAGAATAATGGCGCAAAAAGCTAATAAGGTGAGATAATGAGAAAAATGGTTTTAGCTTTAAGATGACACAATGGAAGATCAAATTCAATTAACACCGCAACAAATTGCCAAATATCGTGCTGAATTAGCTGATAATACTGACGCTTTAGCCGCGCTTGATGTCATTGAAGAATGGGAGGGAGATTTAGCGGATGCGGCTGAATCTATTGCTACTCGTAACGGTATTGAAGGAGTAGAAGATAATGCTGATTTCCGTTGGTTTGTTATTGTTCTTAATAAATGTCGTGATTCTATTTGTCAACCGAAGTATGAAACTTTGCGAGAAAAATATTTACCTGCACTTATTCCCCCTTTAACAGATATTATCGCAGGATGTTTTATGTGTCCGCCGGGAGTAGCAGGACTTTTATCGACTCCAGTTGCTATTTATATTCAAGAGGAAGGAATGGATAAGTTTTGTCAAAATTCTTCCCACTGTTAAATCCCTGTTGCTATAAATGCTGTCCAATAATAGGGATTTTCAAAGGGATAGGGTTGACGTTTAACCGCCGCTTCTAATAAGTCTTGAAATTTTTTGTGATCGCGTTTACTCAGAAATACTTGATCAAGTAATTGCTTAAATTTTGCGCTGTTTTTAATTCTCACTAATCTTCTGCTGCTGAGGTTCAAAGTTTGCCCTCTGTGATGATTTTACAAGTTTTAAAAGTTGGCAACTGGGAACGTATCCTACACCGTTGGAAAAGCGTTGATAGAGGAATATTCCATTTTGTAGGGGTAAACAATGAAGGGGAATAATATGTAAAAACCAATGGGGAATTAAGATTAGGCGATTACAAGAGGGAGAAATAAGTTCTAAAAGTTCATCGATGTGGAGAATTTCTGATAGTTCATTTAAACGAGAATTAAGATTTTTAATCCACTCGGTTTTATGGTTTTCGTATTCCTGGCGATAACTATTAATCCAATTAATTAAACTCTCTTTATCTTCT is from Gloeothece verrucosa PCC 7822 and encodes:
- a CDS encoding PAS domain-containing protein, with protein sequence MGTFNAEYHESIQYLNLGFNHDRTSNFHYLLLTHSPIGIWYADEQGHCIYFNQKMLTITGISPEEMEKEGWTKSLHPADTKQIYLTWITFIEQCRQGGNPEYKRECRTLQADGSITWYLVQAIANYNQAGEIIGFIGTLTDITEQKNREAFLLEQQTHYHAILNAIPDLEIIDINLDYKRGKATDETQSEE
- a CDS encoding tetratricopeptide repeat protein, with translation MNNRSNSSWSQLFTNQAFKSLILKFKRETLSVLPKEIKKDSHYQKALTIFFENNFIDCENPRNIQKQFSLFLINYLDDFKKNHKQNELNLFEGQGNQDQGFLKLNRHQTEQILQEKQNRLLILSASPQITVDCPLSIQNNLPIEIRNHLKLILEKYYPISNSVCPVEYYGDYFQNPISELDIKGLNEIFSSIATVIIYSQITDYQVNFHLAFWTMQEKSLIQISLPTWNWETTFKKLKQKGQPEEEALRNIRKIIVKAYQFIAVFLADFYYLNFNLYYQSNFSKFFSIFPPSWLHFPQKFLENIYQRNQSEIYYQQGRILSQLKKHTDALDYLNKALDLSSTRAEIWTEKGETLLNLKNWPEAIDVFKKSLSLNFKNFKALKGQGIALFHLLFSEEALTYFDQALQLKTDDYEIWTYRGHTLYNLDRVDQALESYEKALSINPNYLEAIKYRSSALHNLGREDKTFTPIRESSQVSRHKDNKSGNLASDSPRNWLDLAQAKVKQEKWEEALHCFDEALKLNPHDYQALKGKGLCLFNLRRCLNAFNCFDQALKIKATNYRLWIYRGKALYFLERFAESIYSYNRALFINPQSKTAFHERQKILKSLELMKLKSDCNIDYTNLRDLLAKQQWKQADIETSKLILQIAQQGKKIIVKLNFKDIEQFPITDLYTLDKLWQIYSGQHFGLTVQKAIYKNFEDNKEEMYDEKRWLIFARKVGWLDGSQWLPYEALTFSTKAPLGHFPRMFQLFQPKMLVFFLLKLEKTNRE